One Methylobacterium oryzae DNA window includes the following coding sequences:
- a CDS encoding aspartate/glutamate racemase family protein: MRILLLNPNTSAAMTARMARAAEAALAPDAHITALTATSGLPYIASRAEAQLAGAAVLETLAAHHSGHDAAVIAAYGDPGLVAARELFDLPVVGMAEAAMLTACQLGARFAVVTFAPALLPWYEDAVALAGLSARCAGLHAVRRPFQAVTDVQDELRPEILALAERAVGEGADVVILAGAPLAGLATVLRDAVPVPLVDPLAAALGQAQALVRLGTRPPRAGRFARPPAKPATGLAGPLARWIAHREEES, encoded by the coding sequence ATGCGGATCCTGCTCCTCAACCCCAACACCTCGGCGGCGATGACCGCGCGCATGGCGCGGGCCGCCGAGGCGGCGCTCGCCCCCGACGCGCACATCACCGCGCTCACCGCCACGTCCGGCCTGCCCTACATCGCGAGCCGGGCCGAGGCGCAGCTCGCCGGGGCGGCGGTGCTGGAGACGCTCGCCGCTCACCATTCCGGCCACGACGCCGCGGTGATCGCCGCCTATGGCGATCCCGGGCTGGTCGCCGCGCGGGAGCTGTTCGACCTGCCGGTCGTCGGCATGGCCGAGGCCGCGATGCTGACCGCCTGCCAGCTCGGGGCGCGGTTCGCGGTCGTCACCTTCGCGCCGGCCCTGCTGCCCTGGTACGAGGACGCGGTGGCGCTGGCCGGGCTGTCGGCGCGCTGCGCCGGCCTCCACGCGGTGCGCCGGCCGTTCCAGGCCGTGACGGACGTGCAGGACGAGTTGCGGCCCGAGATCCTGGCCCTGGCCGAGCGGGCGGTGGGGGAGGGGGCCGACGTCGTGATCCTGGCCGGCGCGCCGCTCGCCGGCCTCGCCACGGTCCTGCGGGACGCGGTGCCGGTGCCGCTCGTCGACCCGCTGGCGGCCGCCCTGGGTCAGGCGCAGGCCCTGGTGCGGCTCGGGACGCGCCCGCCGCGGGCCGGCCGCTTCGCCCGGCCGCCCGCGAAGCCGGCCACGGGCCTCGCCGGGCCGCTCGCCCGCTGGATCGCCCATCGCGAGGAGGAGTCATGA